TGGTGAGGCCGCTCGTGAGAATCGCGAGGCCGAAAACCACATAATGATGCCCCTGGAAGGCTGCCAAGATGATTTCGTCCTTGGAGAAGAATCCAGAGAACGGCGGAATGCCTGCGATGGCGAGTACGCAAATAAGGCAACTCCAGTAGGTGAGCGGCATTTTCTTGCGGAGCCCGCCCATGGCGTCCAAATCATTCGTATGTACCTGGTGAATCAGGCTACCGGCGATGAGGAACAAGGCGCACTTGAAGAAAGCGTGCGTAAAGATGTGGAAGGTGGAGGCTGTCCAGCCGGTGGCAATGACGGCATCGCCGGTTTTGCAGGCGCCAAGAGCAAACATCATGTAGCCGAGCTGCGAAAGCGTCGAGTAGGCGAGAATGCGTTTGATGTCCTTTTGCGTGCAAGCGATGACTGCTGCAAAAATCATGGTGAAGGCGCCGACCCACATAATGAGCGTGAGCGAGTTGCCGCACACGGCGAAGAACGGGAAGAGTCTTGCGACCAGATAAACGCCTGCGACCACCATGGTGGCACTATGGATGATCGAAGACACCGGAGTCGGACCTTCCATCGCGTTCGGAAGCCAGATATGCATCGGGAACATGGCGGACTTGCCCCAGCCACCCGTAAAGATAAGGATGGATCCGATGATGAGCGCGTCAGCCTTGCTTACGACCATAAGGCCGAGGTCTATCGTTTCTTTCTTGAAGGCGGCGAGCGTAAGGCCGTTCAGGGTAAAGAAGTCAAAACTTTGCACCACGTAGCTCACGATCACGATACCGAGCAGGAAGAAACTGTCGGCAAAGCGCGTGAGGATGAACGCTTGCTTGGAGGCGCTCACGGCCGAGGGCTTGTGATACCAGAAACCGATGAGAAGGTAGCTAGATACACCCACGAGTTCCCAGAAGATGAACATCTGGAAAAGGTTCGTGGCGGCCACGAGACCGAGCATGCTGAAGCTGAACAGCGAGAGAATCGAGAAGAAACGGCCGGCGCTGCGGTCGCCCCTCATGTAACCGATGCTGTAGATGTTCACGAGGAAGGATATCACCGTGACCACCACGAGCATCATCACCGAAAGCGGATCGATGAGGAGGCCAATCTTTGCGGCGAAATTTTCCGCAAAACTCAGGAACGGGAAGTCGAACAGGACCGCTTTCTGCGGGGCGAAAGTGGAGCTGAAGTAGTGTACCGCGACAATCAGCGCGGAAACCATGGCAATGCCGTTTCCAGCAACGGCGAATGCGGCAGCAGCCTTGTCGGATTTTCGTCCGAGGAAAAGTCCATTGACCGCAAATACGATAAGCGGCATCAAGAAGATGAGATAGCTGATGGAAACGTCGTTAATCATGGAGGTCCCTCAACTGTTCTACGTCCAGACTCTTATAGCGGCGGTACATCGACACGATGATTGCAAGGGCGATTGCCATTTCGCAGGCGGTCACCGCAATCACGAAGATGCTGAAGAGTGCTCCCGCTGTGGAGTCGCTGGCGCTGAAGTAGGCAAAAGAAATAAAGTTAATGTTCGCTGCATTCAGCATGAGTTCAATCGAAATCAGCATGCCGATCAAGTGACGGCGGCGCATCAAGCCCCACACGCCAATGCCGAAAAGCAGGAATGCGAGAATGAGACAATTCATCAGGGTCATTTTTCTTCTTCCTCCTTGCCTTTGCGGGCGATGGTGATGGCGCAAATGAGCGTCATCAGGAGAAGGATACTCACGACTTCGAACGGAATCACGAATCCGTCTTCGCCGTAGCCCAGCAGTCTAAGAGCGAATGCCTTGAGCGAAGCGTAACCTTCGGGGGCGGCAACGACGCCGTTTGAAAGCCCTTCGATGGGAAGCAGGCACTTGACCATCACGAGCACAAAGATAATCGAGAGCGCGAATGCGGCAAAGATTCTCGGAATCTTCACCGAGAAAGCGTCTTCGCCGAGGCGGCTTGTCAAGAGAATCGTGAACACCACGAAAATCACGACGCCGCCCACATAGACCATCACCTGGGCGAGTGCGGTAAATTCCGCATGCAGGAGCAGATAAAGAATCGCTGTCGCGACGAAGCTGAAAATCAGGAACACGGCACTCTGCAAGATGTTCTTGACGGCGACCGTGCAGACGGCGGTTACAAGGATAATAAAGGCTACCAGATAGAACGCCAAGTCCATTCCACCCATCGGGAAGGCGACATTCTGCGGAATAAGCCCTGCTAACAGATTCTGGATCATTAGCCTTGGCCCTCCTTTTTATTAAGAATCATTTCGAGCGTATTCGGGTCGGTCGTGGCGACTTCGAATGCCTGGCTCATGCGGATAGCGCCAAACGGGCAGGCTTCCACGCAGAGCCCGCACTGGGTGCAGCTTGCGAAGTGGTAGACGTAGCGACCGAGCACCTTTTTGCCCGCGATGTTCTTGGTCGAAAGCACGTTGATCGAGGCGTTCGGGCAGGCGCGTTCGCACATGCCGCAAGCGGTGCAGTGGTTGTTCCCGTCGGCGTCTTCGATCATTTCGAGGCGGCCACGGTAACGTTCGTGCATCTTGAGCGTCTTCCTGTTTTCAGGATACTGCTCGGTTACGATGCGTCTGGGATCAAAGAAATACTTGAGCGAAACGGACAAGCCGCAAATCAGGCTCCACGGGCCCGTAATGCAGCGCTTCAGGTAACGCTTGATGTACTTGCGTGTTGAAAGTCTTTCTTGCATATTATCCTACAAAAATCATCCACACGGCGCCGGCGGCGAGGAGCACCAGGTTCACCGGCAAAAGAAATTTCCATTCAAAGTCCATGAGCTGGTCCACACGCGGGCGCACAAAAGTCCAGCGCACCATCATGTAGCACCAAATCATAAAGTAAATCTTCGCGAAGAGCCACACGACTCCGGGCACCATCTGCAGGTAAGTGTCGATAGCGGTAATACCGATGCAGGGTGCATGGAATCCACCCAAGAAGCAGGTGGCGGCAAGTGCCGAGTTCGTCACGAGGGCGATGTATTCGGCCAAGTAGAACATGGCAAACGGGGTGCCGTTGTATTCCGTG
The Fibrobacter sp. UWH4 DNA segment above includes these coding regions:
- the nuoL gene encoding NADH-quinone oxidoreductase subunit L, which produces MINDVSISYLIFLMPLIVFAVNGLFLGRKSDKAAAAFAVAGNGIAMVSALIVAVHYFSSTFAPQKAVLFDFPFLSFAENFAAKIGLLIDPLSVMMLVVVTVISFLVNIYSIGYMRGDRSAGRFFSILSLFSFSMLGLVAATNLFQMFIFWELVGVSSYLLIGFWYHKPSAVSASKQAFILTRFADSFFLLGIVIVSYVVQSFDFFTLNGLTLAAFKKETIDLGLMVVSKADALIIGSILIFTGGWGKSAMFPMHIWLPNAMEGPTPVSSIIHSATMVVAGVYLVARLFPFFAVCGNSLTLIMWVGAFTMIFAAVIACTQKDIKRILAYSTLSQLGYMMFALGACKTGDAVIATGWTASTFHIFTHAFFKCALFLIAGSLIHQVHTNDLDAMGGLRKKMPLTYWSCLICVLAIAGIPPFSGFFSKDEIILAAFQGHHYVVFGLAILTSGLTTFYMFRLFFLAFHGAPRSESVKQGHVHEDFFMTLPIVILAVPALLSGLLGKGIFEHYFVPGRLRVPQLVLLPHAEWIPYVAVAVAAVALLIAWFFYASPKAKVERALDESNRSALYKVVYHKFYFDEMYYAVVRQFVIGGIARVARFIQDYIIEGILAFCIWFIHKLGDLVRYAQGGNLSFYLGTLIIGVLLWRFLGQLPF
- the nuoK gene encoding NADH-quinone oxidoreductase subunit NuoK — protein: MTLMNCLILAFLLFGIGVWGLMRRRHLIGMLISIELMLNAANINFISFAYFSASDSTAGALFSIFVIAVTACEMAIALAIIVSMYRRYKSLDVEQLRDLHD
- a CDS encoding NADH-quinone oxidoreductase subunit J encodes the protein MIQNLLAGLIPQNVAFPMGGMDLAFYLVAFIILVTAVCTVAVKNILQSAVFLIFSFVATAILYLLLHAEFTALAQVMVYVGGVVIFVVFTILLTSRLGEDAFSVKIPRIFAAFALSIIFVLVMVKCLLPIEGLSNGVVAAPEGYASLKAFALRLLGYGEDGFVIPFEVVSILLLMTLICAITIARKGKEEEEK
- a CDS encoding 4Fe-4S binding protein, with translation MQERLSTRKYIKRYLKRCITGPWSLICGLSVSLKYFFDPRRIVTEQYPENRKTLKMHERYRGRLEMIEDADGNNHCTACGMCERACPNASINVLSTKNIAGKKVLGRYVYHFASCTQCGLCVEACPFGAIRMSQAFEVATTDPNTLEMILNKKEGQG